In the genome of Drosophila subpulchrella strain 33 F10 #4 breed RU33 chromosome 2L, RU_Dsub_v1.1 Primary Assembly, whole genome shotgun sequence, one region contains:
- the LOC119547931 gene encoding carcinine transporter: MSDIVDSDGDEYDELSELRQRHKPESQPSVDEAFDLDDLLPTIGEFGKYQKLLVFGICLPACIPCGFCAFNQLFMADTPDDYWCRIPELLDLPLEQRKSLAIPKEVDNDELVYSKCYTYGVNWTQLLDSMEEDDLTTLETNSSWPLVKCSQGWEYNTSVVWSSIVIDFDLVCDQDIYPTIGLAALNTGGPVGVYLFGLLNDRAGRRLSYFICLATLLAGSLMTSLSKDFWTWAGSRVIVGLTIPAVYQIPFIISLELVGENYRSFVTVMTCTFYTSGIMLLSAVTYLERDWVRLSYITSLPFYAYFLYMFVMPESPRWLLMRGRLEEALKILERMAMVNGRQFPEAVHLKLEAQIRRDKLKKQKKKIANVGLMDLCRTPNMRLKTILITLSWFANETVYLGLSYYGPSLGTNQYVSFFLSAVVELPSYLCCWYFMDTWGRRWPLSLSMILGGVACVITVMLPDDAVDETLVLYLISKALLSASFLIIYPFAGELYPTQVRGIGIGASSYIGGLGLIVIPFVTYLGKDNLKLPLVIMGFVSMLGGMTGLRLPETLHHRLPQTIEEGEEFGKNWQFKDCCSCAQKPDVLSQPPSYENLDVLAGSSNNASEVELELRDSRRVREPAPRIDERTPLDTTASGSGNVRPVHRPSMKRLVRQMSIMDTQRTNDGTMQLTHWI, translated from the exons ATGTCAGATATTGTGGACAGCGATGGGGACGAATACGATGAACTGTCGGAGCTGCGACAACGCCATAAGCCAGAGTCCCAGCCCTCGGTGGAT GAGGCCTTCGATCTGGACGACCTACTGCCCACCATCGGAGAGTTTGGGAAATACCAAAAGCTCTTGGTCTTTGGCATTTGCTTGCCCGCCTGCATTCCGTGTGGCTTCTGTGCCTTTAACCAGTTATTTATGGCTGATACTCCGGATGACTATTGGTGTCGCATCCCGGAGCTACTCGACCTGCCGCTGGAGCAGCGAAAATCGCTGGCCATACCCAAGGAAGTG GATAATGACGAACTGGTCTACAGCAAATGTTATACTTACGGTGTCAATTGGACGCAACTACTTGACTCAATGGAGGAGGATGACTTGACCACCTTGGAAACGAACAGCAGTTGGCCATTGGTCAAGTGCAGTCAGGGATGGGAGTACAACACGAGCGTTGTCTGGTCTTCCATTGTGATCGAT TTTGATTTAGTTTGCGATCAGGATATATATCCAACTATAGGACTGGCTGCTCTCAACACTGGCGGTCCCGTAGGCGTTTATCTCTTTGGATTACTTAATGATCGTGCAGGACGGAGGCTTTCGTACTTCATCTGCCTGGCCACTTTACTGGCTGGAAGTTTGATGACATCGTTGAGCAAGGATTTCTGGACTTGGGCAGGCAGTCGAGTCATTGTGGGATTGACAATTCCAGCTGTCTATCAGATACCATTTATAATAT CTTTGGAGCTGGTAGGTGAGAATTATCGATCCTTTGTGACCGTGATGACATGTACTTTTTACACGTCGGGCATCATGCTACTGTCCGCTGTTACCTATCTGGAAAGGGATTGGGTGCGTCTGTCCTATATCACCTCCCTGCCCTTTTACGCCTATTTTCTGTACATGTTCGTAATGCCGGAATCACCACGATGGCTTTTGATGCGCGGCCGGCTGGAGGAAGCACTCAAGATTCTGGAGCGCATGGCCATGGTAAATGGCCGACAGTTTCCGGAGGCTGTGCATCTCAAGTTGGAGGCCCAAATACGGCGGGATAAACTAAAGAAGCAGAAGAAAAAGATTGCCAATGTGGGTCTAATGGATCTGTGTCGTACACCCAATATGCGCTTGAAGACCATACTGATTACGTTGAGTTGGTTTGCCAATGAGACGGTTTATCTGGGTCTAAGTTACTACGGACCTTCGCTGGGTACCAATCAATATGTGAGCTTCTTTTTGTCGGCCGTTGTGGAGTTGCCAAGTTACTTGTGCTGCTGGTACTTCATGGATACCTGGGGCAGAAGATGGCCCTTAAGCTTGTCCATGATATTGGG AGGAGTGGCTTGTGTGATTACTGTAATGCTACCCGATGATGCCGTGGATGAGACTCTTGTGCTGTACTTAATATCTAAGGCCTTGCTGTCCGCCTCCTTCCTTATAATTTATCCCTTTGCCGGGGAACTATATCCCACTCAAGTTCGAGGCATTGGCATTGGTGCCTCTAGTTATATCGGTGGACTGGGTCTCATTGTCATACCATTTGTTACCTACTTGGGGAAAGACAATCTTAAGCTGCCTTTGGTCATCATGGGATTTGTTTCGATGCTGGGCGGCATGACTGGACTGCGGTTGCCGGAGACACTGCATCATCGATTGCCTCAGACCATCGAGGAGGGCGAGGAGTTTGGCAAGAACTGGCAGTTCAAGGATTGCTGCAGTTGCGCTCAAAAGCC GGATGTCTTGTCCCAACCACCGTCGTACGAAAACCTAGATGTCCTGGCTGGCTCATCCAACAATGCTTCTGAGGTTGAGCTGGAGCTCAGAGACAGTCGACGGGTTCGGGAGCCGGCTCCGAGGATTGATGAGCGCACACCTCTGGACACCACGGCCAGTGGAAGTGGAAATGTTAGACCTGTCCATCGGCCTTCAATGAAGCGATTAGTGAGGCAAATGAGCATCATGGACACTCAAAGGACAAATGATGGCACCATGCAATTGACACATTGGATCTAG
- the LOC119547378 gene encoding uncharacterized protein LOC119547378 produces MPKTKAQPRLVKSAAPARVIRPVSARKAAPPASPPCRTNLLDLPEDIIRMVLEFLPKTTDKVLLASVAPKFRMAFDGWARAQRITLDIDCLEAMPLPQMIRFFKIAGPFIRVLLVDCASFQKESLLVEFVMEYCRNLEEISYTNATDEFHYSTIMSKMTHLKRVSIECLDAEDVLNFDLQSNQELESFELVNGCYTGKNLCGFPNLKTLVLRDCLLWNSVDFGIPLKSLHTLDLDDCCFEVMNQSLYQKIAESCTDLVELFFSGCDTNFEVIAQLPKLERCTLKTWMTSNELNIGFLTVLAESKGNKLTHLHLSGQFQITNEHARCLGQLSSLKDLRFSNNDVLEDDHFKFFNDLNQLERFGLTWCGRVMDIGMMRMVRKCLQLNTIDLSDCEEVTNEFVINAVGCCSKGTARNLVINVKGTKISPSILMHPDYIDPFNRVKVNFA; encoded by the exons atgcCCAAAACAAAAGCGCAACCAAGATTAGTGAAatctgctgctcctgctcgtGTTATCAGGCCGGTTAGTGCTCGTAAGGCTGCTCCTCCAGCATCGCCGCCATGCAGGACCAATTTGTTGGATCTGCCGGAGGACATCATCCGAATGGTTCTCGAATTCCTGCCCAAAACGACGGATAAGGTCCTGCTGGCCTCTGTGGCGCCCAAGTTCCGTATGGCCTTCGATGGCTGGGCGAGGGCACAGCGAATCACCCTGGATATCGACTGTCTGGAAGCGATGCCACTGCCGCAAATGATTAGGTTCTTCAAGATAGCTGGACCCTTTATACGAGTCCTTCTAGTGGACTGTGCCTCCTTCCAGAAGGAATCCCTGCTAGTGGAGTTCGTGATGGAATACTGTCGGAATCTGGAGGAGATCAGTTACACCAATGCCACCGATGAGTTTCACTACAGCACCATCATGTCCAAAATGACACACTTGAAACGGGTTTCCATTGAATGCCTGGACGCGGAGGATGTGCTTAACTTTGATCTGCAGTCCAACCAGGAACTGGAGTCCTTCGAACTGGTCAATGGTTGCTACACGG GCAAAAACCTCTGCGGTTTTCCCAATCTTAAAACCTTGGTCCTTCGAGATTGCCTATTATGGAACTCGGTGGATTTTGGAATACCCTTGAAGTCTTTGCATACATTAGACCTCGACGACTGTTGTTTCGAGGTGATGAACCAGAGCCTGTACCAAAAGATAGCCGAGAGCTGCACCGACTTGGTGGAGCTTTTCTTTTCCGGCTGTGATACCAACTTTGAGGTGATCGCCCAGCTGCCCAAACTGGAGCGATGCACTCTGAAAACCTGGATGACCTCCAATGAGCTGAATATTGGATTTTTAACTGTTTTGGCCGAGAGCAAGGGCAACAAACTGACCCATCTGCATTTATCCGGTCAGTTTCAGATCACCAATGAGCATGCCCGGTGCTTGGGACAGTTGAGTAGCCTCAAGGATTTGCGTTTCAGCAACAACGATGTCCTGGAGGATGATCATTTCAAGTTCTTCAACGATCTCAATCAGCTAGAGCGATTTGGTTTGACCTGGTGTGGTCGAGTGATGGACATAGGAATGATGAGGATGGTACGAAAGTGTCTGCAGTTGAATACTATTGACTTGAGCGATTGCGAGGAGGTAACCAATGAATTTGTAATCAACGCGGTTGGATGCTGCTCTAAGGGAACCGCTCGGAACTTGGTGATTAATGTAAAGGGAACCAAAATCAGCCCAAGTATCTTAATG cATCCGGATTACATAGATCCCTTCAACCGCGTCAAGGTCAATTTTgcttaa